From the genome of Ziziphus jujuba cultivar Dongzao chromosome 4, ASM3175591v1:
CCGTCTTCTAGAAGCCACTGATAAATTCATCCAACGCCAACCCAAGGTAATGCTACCATTCTTTTCTCGCTGCTAGTGTTGAAATGTGCTTCATTTGCCCAAAATATGATGGTAAGACGTGGGATTAAATGCCTTATATTCTAAACTACAGTAGATTTTGTGCTGACGATGTCTATTGGATGCGAAGGTTACCATTTAAATGGTTGAATTTGACCATGCGGTTCATAGTACACCTATATCAAGCTTCAAACATGTTTTGGTTTGCTATTATGTCTGTTTTCTGTTTGAGGTAGAGGCTGATTATTATGTTCGGATCTGTTCTATTCTACAAGGTTTTGGGTGATTCAGCTGGTTCGATGTTAGGACGTGATTTGGAAGGCCTAATTCAACGAGCCAGGGAATACAAGAAAGAATATGGTGACTCATTCGTGTCCGTTGAACATTTGGTTCTTGGTTTCACACAGGATCAACGGTTTGGGAGGCAGTTGTTTAAGGATTTTCAGATATCCCAGCAAAATTTGAAATCTGCTATAGAATCCATTAGGGGACGTCAGTCAGTTATTGATCAAGGTTACATTGTCTTCCTTTACTTTGTTTGACTAAGAAAAATGTGTGTTTTCATGTATCTCAGTCCAGGGTGTTGTTGGCACTTGAGCTGCcagttttgatatttttcttgcTAAAATTGTATAATCTATGGCTTTATTGTAGATCCTGAAGGGAAATATGAAGCATTAGAAAAATATGGGAAAGATTTGACAGCAATGGCGAGAGCAGGAAAGCTTGATCCAGTAATAGGAAGAGATGATGAAATACGAAGATGCATCCAAATCCTTTCTAGAAGAACGAAGAACAATCCTGTACTGATTGGTGAGCCAGGTGTTGGAAAAACTGCCATTTCTGAGGGGTAAGTTCCAAGTTGAACAATCCTTTATATTAGTCCTTTTGTATCTTGTATATGCATCTGATTCAACCGCTTCAACAGGCTTGCTCAAAGAATTGTACAAGGGGATGTACCACAGGCTTTAATGAATCGTAaggtgtgttttttattttggatttgttGGTGTCTTCGGATGCTCTATCTCCTTGCATTTCTTTTCTATGCTCAATCTAACCACGTCCTCATCACAGCTAATATCGCTTGACATGGGTGCACTCATTGCTGGGGCAAAGTATAGGGGAGAATTTGAGGATAGGCTGAAGGCAGTACTCAAGGAGGTAACGGAATCGGAGGGCCAAATCATACTATTCATTGACGAGATCCATACAGTTGTTGGGGCAggtattaataaattttcaaaaaataattgttcACTCCCTGTTTCGTGGAAAAGGGTTGGTGACAATTTCCAGTGGTAATAACACGACATTCTCTTCTTTTCAGGTGCTACAAATGGCGCTATGGATGCAGGAAATCTCTTGAAGCCTATGCTTGGTCGGGGAGAGTTGCGTTGCATCGGTGCAACAACTCTTGATGAATATCGCAAGTATATTGAGAAAGATCCAGCACTTGAGCGTCGTTTCCAACAAGTTTATGTTGATCAACCTACTGTTGAAGATACAGTATCAATATTGCGGGGACTGCGTGAGAGATATGAATTGCATCATGGAGTCCGCATATCCGACAGTGCCCTTGTGGAAGCTGCTATTCTGTCTGATCGTTATATCAGTGGGCGATTTTTACCTGACAAAGGTAACAGAACTCACATGGTGCTTATGACAAATAAATGAGTTAACTGATCTTTCCTCTAGTAGAAAACCGATCTATTAATGACAACTTCCTTTTGTCCATTTGCCTGTTAGAAGTTGAAATACTAGTAGTTGTTGTGTTTGTTACTATCTTAGAAATAGAAAACATCTTGACACGACGTGATCATTAGAGAGCATAGTATCACCAGATGGGTCCTAACAAAAGAATCCTTGCATATGAATATATTTCTAGTTTATGGATGTAACTAGATGTGTAGCACTGCAATAAATGCAATACTAATACATAAACACAATATCTTAAGAGTAAAACAATCTGCCTGTCTATAAAACTAGAAATTTAGTTTGTATTGCATTACTCTTGGAAATGGAAAGTATGAATTCATGGTCCTTTCTGGCATCCTGAAATGATGCTTGTAATGTAAAAGGGCTTATAATTATGGGCATCGTCTCTGGCTGTCAGTTACATGTGAAAAAATGGATCTTACTATTAAGTTTTGAATAATTCAAAGTTCTTATCTATATTCTCCTAAAAgtggttgtttttttatttgttcttttatttttaagttttgctttACTTGTAATGAGATTTTGGCAGTTTATGCATCTGCATGTTAGATGGAGtgctaatataaattttaaaattgcagCTATTGACCTAGTTGATGAAGCTGCtgcaaaattgaaaatggaaattACTTCAAAACCCACTGCCCTTGATGAGATCAATCGTTCAGTATTGAAACTAGAGATGGAAAGGCTTTCTCTTACAAATGATACAGACAAAGCTTCTAGAGACAGGTTGAACCGCCTTGAGACTGAGTTGTCTCTCTTAAAGGAGAAACAAGCTGAACTGACTGAGCAGTGGGAGCATGAAAAGTCTGTTATGACACGCCTTCAGTCTATCAAAGAAGAGGTATCTATGTTTCACTgtttatatacatttatttgAGGCTCACTTGAgtatcaaaatttgtttttcaattttgaaactGGACATGTTCTTTCCCATGTAAATAAGATTCTTACAATATGACTGCTCACCTTTTTCTTTCGTTTTATGCAGATAGACAGGGTAAATCTTGAGATCCAGCAGGCTGAACGAGAGTATGATCTTAATCGGGCTGCTGAATTGAAGTATGGGAGTTTGAACACTTTGCAGCGCCAACTTCAAAGTGCAGAAAAAGAGTTAGATGAGTATATGAAGTCGGGAAAGTCTATGCTGAGAGAGGAAGTTACTGGAAATGACATAGCTGAAATTGTTAGTAAATGGACTGGTATTCCTGTTTCCAAGCTTCAACAATCAGAGAGGGAGAAGCTTTTACATTTGGAAGAAGAGCTGCATAAACGTGTTGTGGGTCAGGATCCTGCTGTGAGATCAGTAGCTGAGGCTATTCAGCGATCAAGAGCAGGTCTATCAGATCCTCACCGCCCAATTGCTAGTTTCATGTTCATGGGGCCAACTGGTGTTGGAAAGACAGAACTAGCTAAAGCCCTTGCTTCATACTTGTTCAACACAGAAGAAGCACTTGTACGGATTGATATGAGTGAATACATGGAAAAGCATGCAGTTTCAAGATTGATCGGAGCCCCTCCAGGTTATGTGGGGTACGAAGAGGGAGGACAGCTGACAGAGATAGTTCGCCGGAGGCCTTATGCTGTTATTCTGTTTGATGAGATAGAGAAGGCACATTCCGATGTGTTTAATGTGTTCCTTCAAATTTTAGATGATGGAAGAGTAACTGATTCCCAGGGTCGCACTGTGAGTTTTACCAATACTGTCATCATTATGACCTCAAATGTAGGCTCACAGTACATACTCAACACAGATGATGAAACCTTGCCAAAGGAGTCGGCATATGAAACAATAAAGCAGCGAGTAATGGATGCTGCAAGGTCAGTGTTTCGCCCTGAGTTCATGAATCGGGTGGATGAGTACATAGTCTTCCAACCCTTGGATCGTGACCAAATAAGCAGTATTGTTAAGTTACAGGTAAGTTGTGATGCTTTTCTGGATTACTACACTTTCTGCCATAGTCAGTGCTTTAGACAAGCATATTGCATGGGTGTGAGTGGATGCAGGTTTGTGTCGCATAACCAATAGCATCAACTGTCACCTTGATCATTTACATTGCCTACATTTTCATGCATTTCTTTCCAGTATGCAGTATTAGATTATCCATTCTTCCATAAGTAGCACATTTgttttactaaaattttgatgttTAAACAGTTGGAACGAGTGCAAAAGAGGATTGCAGACCGGAAAATGAAACTTCAGGTCAGTGATGCAGCCATCCAGCTTCTTGGGAGTCTTGGGTATGACCCGAACTACGGTGCTAGGCCAGTGAAGAGAGTGATTCAGCAAAACGTGGAGAACGAACTTGCAAGGGGCATTTTGAGAGGAGAATTCAAGGATGAAGACACAATACTAATTGACACAGAGGTTACTGCATTTGCCAATGGACAGCTGCCCCAGCAAAAGCTAGTCTTTCGGAAGTTGGAAACAAGTTCAGAATCACCATCTGAAGAGAATCGAGAGGCCCTCTCTGAGTCTCTCTGAAAGTCTTCATATATTCTAGTTTTCtcatacaattttgattcaaaatatttattataaaagggATATTGCTTAAGTGTTGTATACCCAACTTTTTGCTCAGAGAAATTATAAGCCCTCCAATCCATACATTTGGTACTAACAAATGAAGTATTAAAATTGGTTCACAAAAAGAAAGTACTAGTAAATTggatgttcaaaatttattagtaaattggatgttcaaaatttattattcttttaattttttaatttttgttcttttatcaATCATTCCCAgagaattagaaattaaaaaaaatgtacagGTACTAAAAagggcaccaaaaaaaaaaaaaattagaaaaattttaaaatatttgttcatggactcgcaaaaaaaaaaaaaaaagaaattagaaaatttttaaaatatttgttcatGGACtcaaaagatatataaaatatatatataaaaaaagaaattagaaaatttttaaaatatttgttcatggacttaaaagatatataatatatatatatatatatgtagtagtttatttatggaatgttgaatattctatattttgtcatgtggttttcaatattttgataataaatttaaaaatattattgttaatattattatgaaaaattggTGGTCAATactatcatataaatataaatattattgatgtccTATCTAGgatttccttatatatatatatatataaaagaatttagaGGCTCAGTGTATTTGTGATTATAAGTTCTACGGTCATTAATTCTCCATCAGATGATTTTATAAGATCTACGGTCAACAAGCAACACTGTTTTTCGTCACTCCAATACGCAGCGTTTAGCGCTGGGATATTCTCCGGCGTCATTTTGATACTTCGGGGGGTTCGTTTCTCTTTAAAGCAACGGTTTTACAATTTCTTTCTATTCGGTGTTTGCATTCCAGCGATCTCATTTGGCGGAAGGAACAAATGGGTAAACTTTC
Proteins encoded in this window:
- the LOC107415872 gene encoding chaperone protein ClpB3, chloroplastic isoform X3; this encodes MASTTSFASGISLRLPQSVSFDRCNSNALFARPQLSLSFNSKPNSLRASKSLQLKRNGQFAIGLPRFRRSSRPLVVRCEASSGRITQQEFTEMAWQAIVACPEVAKENKHQIVETEHLMKTLLEQKNGLARRIFSKVGVDNTRLLEATDKFIQRQPKVLGDSAGSMLGRDLEGLIQRAREYKKEYGDSFVSVEHLVLGFTQDQRFGRQLFKDFQISQQNLKSAIESIRGRQSVIDQDPEGKYEALEKYGKDLTAMARAGKLDPVIGRDDEIRRCIQILSRRTKNNPVLIGEPGVGKTAISEGLAQRIVQGDVPQALMNRKLISLDMGALIAGAKYRGEFEDRLKAVLKEVTESEGQIILFIDEIHTVVGAGATNGAMDAGNLLKPMLGRGELRCIGATTLDEYRKYIEKDPALERRFQQVYVDQPTVEDTVSILRGLRERYELHHGVRISDSALVEAAILSDRYISGRFLPDKAIDLVDEAAAKLKMEITSKPTALDEINRSVLKLEMERLSLTNDTDKASRDRLNRLETELSLLKEKQAELTEQWEHEKSVMTRLQSIKEEIDRVNLEIQQAEREYDLNRAAELKYGSLNTLQRQLQSAEKELDEYMKSGKSMLREEVTGNDIAEIVSKWTGIPVSKLQQSEREKLLHLEEELHKRVVGQDPAVRSVAEAIQRSRAGLSDPHRPIASFMFMGPTGVGKTELAKALASYLFNTEEALVRIDMSEYMEKHAVSRLIGAPPGYVGYEEGGQLTEIVRRRPYAVILFDEIEKAHSDVFNVFLQILDDGRVTDSQGRTVSFTNTVIIMTSNVGSQYILNTDDETLPKESAYETIKQRVMDAARSVFRPEFMNRVDEYIVFQPLDRDQISSIVKLQLERVQKRIADRKMKLQVSDAAIQLLGSLGYDPNYGARPVKRVIQQNVENELARGILRGEFKDEDTILIDTEVTAFANGQLPQQKLVFRKLETSSESPSEENREALSESL
- the LOC107415872 gene encoding chaperone protein ClpB3, chloroplastic isoform X1; translated protein: MTFWFSLLLFIRHRSTRPFYTLRNQFNNNSFKGLLQTPPMASTTSFASGISLRLPQSVSFDRCNSNALFARPQLSLSFNSKPNSLRASKSLQLKRNGQFAIGLPRFRRSSRPLVVRCEASSGRITQQEFTEMAWQAIVACPEVAKENKHQIVETEHLMKTLLEQKNGLARRIFSKVGVDNTRLLEATDKFIQRQPKVLGDSAGSMLGRDLEGLIQRAREYKKEYGDSFVSVEHLVLGFTQDQRFGRQLFKDFQISQQNLKSAIESIRGRQSVIDQDPEGKYEALEKYGKDLTAMARAGKLDPVIGRDDEIRRCIQILSRRTKNNPVLIGEPGVGKTAISEGLAQRIVQGDVPQALMNRKLISLDMGALIAGAKYRGEFEDRLKAVLKEVTESEGQIILFIDEIHTVVGAGATNGAMDAGNLLKPMLGRGELRCIGATTLDEYRKYIEKDPALERRFQQVYVDQPTVEDTVSILRGLRERYELHHGVRISDSALVEAAILSDRYISGRFLPDKAIDLVDEAAAKLKMEITSKPTALDEINRSVLKLEMERLSLTNDTDKASRDRLNRLETELSLLKEKQAELTEQWEHEKSVMTRLQSIKEEIDRVNLEIQQAEREYDLNRAAELKYGSLNTLQRQLQSAEKELDEYMKSGKSMLREEVTGNDIAEIVSKWTGIPVSKLQQSEREKLLHLEEELHKRVVGQDPAVRSVAEAIQRSRAGLSDPHRPIASFMFMGPTGVGKTELAKALASYLFNTEEALVRIDMSEYMEKHAVSRLIGAPPGYVGYEEGGQLTEIVRRRPYAVILFDEIEKAHSDVFNVFLQILDDGRVTDSQGRTVSFTNTVIIMTSNVGSQYILNTDDETLPKESAYETIKQRVMDAARSVFRPEFMNRVDEYIVFQPLDRDQISSIVKLQLERVQKRIADRKMKLQVSDAAIQLLGSLGYDPNYGARPVKRVIQQNVENELARGILRGEFKDEDTILIDTEVTAFANGQLPQQKLVFRKLETSSESPSEENREALSESL
- the LOC107415872 gene encoding chaperone protein ClpB3, chloroplastic isoform X2, coding for MTFWFSLLLFIRHRSTRPFYTLRNQFNNNSFKGLLQTPPMASTTSFASGISLRLPQSVSFDRCNSNALFARPQLSLSFNSKPNSLRASKSLQLKRNGQFAIGLPRFRRSSRPLVVRCEASSGREFTEMAWQAIVACPEVAKENKHQIVETEHLMKTLLEQKNGLARRIFSKVGVDNTRLLEATDKFIQRQPKVLGDSAGSMLGRDLEGLIQRAREYKKEYGDSFVSVEHLVLGFTQDQRFGRQLFKDFQISQQNLKSAIESIRGRQSVIDQDPEGKYEALEKYGKDLTAMARAGKLDPVIGRDDEIRRCIQILSRRTKNNPVLIGEPGVGKTAISEGLAQRIVQGDVPQALMNRKLISLDMGALIAGAKYRGEFEDRLKAVLKEVTESEGQIILFIDEIHTVVGAGATNGAMDAGNLLKPMLGRGELRCIGATTLDEYRKYIEKDPALERRFQQVYVDQPTVEDTVSILRGLRERYELHHGVRISDSALVEAAILSDRYISGRFLPDKAIDLVDEAAAKLKMEITSKPTALDEINRSVLKLEMERLSLTNDTDKASRDRLNRLETELSLLKEKQAELTEQWEHEKSVMTRLQSIKEEIDRVNLEIQQAEREYDLNRAAELKYGSLNTLQRQLQSAEKELDEYMKSGKSMLREEVTGNDIAEIVSKWTGIPVSKLQQSEREKLLHLEEELHKRVVGQDPAVRSVAEAIQRSRAGLSDPHRPIASFMFMGPTGVGKTELAKALASYLFNTEEALVRIDMSEYMEKHAVSRLIGAPPGYVGYEEGGQLTEIVRRRPYAVILFDEIEKAHSDVFNVFLQILDDGRVTDSQGRTVSFTNTVIIMTSNVGSQYILNTDDETLPKESAYETIKQRVMDAARSVFRPEFMNRVDEYIVFQPLDRDQISSIVKLQLERVQKRIADRKMKLQVSDAAIQLLGSLGYDPNYGARPVKRVIQQNVENELARGILRGEFKDEDTILIDTEVTAFANGQLPQQKLVFRKLETSSESPSEENREALSESL